The Buteo buteo chromosome 5, bButBut1.hap1.1, whole genome shotgun sequence DNA segment TGAGAACTAAAGTTagaaaattttaactttttagaTCTGTAGCATGTGTTCTTATTTGTATACCCAGAAGCTAATATCAGCCTAAGActgataaaacaaaaagagattattatttaattcaatGCTTTTATGGCTTTCTTAAAGTGTCTTTCAGTAACAGCAATATATTAACTTCacatgagtaattttttttaaaaataatttatcttaaaaatgtgtGCTAGATTAATAGGACTTTATATTCTAGCATTTGTTAAAAACTTGAAATTTAGGAAATAAAGAGTAGGTTCACTTGGATTTTCAGATTCCAGCCTTTTTTTGAACTGAATATTGGTATGAAATACTACACAGTTGCTGCAGTGGAAGtggtggggggctgcaggcatcTCTCCTGCATATACATTGGAGTAAATACCTGTAATAtaagaaagaatttaaattttcagGAACTGTAAGAAAAACTGTCTTTATGTAGCCAGTAGctttatttcaagaaatatttcccttctcttttaaaaaaattgccatttttacTCTGAGCAGTTCTTAATAGAAATGAGTAATGTAAGTGCTTAACTTTTCAGTGCTGAACAGAGAATATTAGTTTGGTAAGAATATtgctttgtctttatttttaacaccTTTTGTCTTTGTCAGTTCTCTCTTATCTTAGCTGAAGCATgtgtttggtatttttgtttggtgtgAAACTTCAGGTTGCCCATGAAGTCTTGCTAAGGCACTTTACTCATTGTGGCATTCAGGTTGACTAACTGCTTAGAGGAgtcaaagatatttttcaaagatCTCTTCtgcagatagaaaaaaaaaaaggcagaacattcttcagagaaagcaaggaaagaaagttgaacaaaaagggagagaaactaAAATAACTTGGGAAGGAGAATGGGAAGGGGAGAAATCCAGTGCAATTGTGTTACAAATATTTCAGGTTATTAAAATTGTTGGGAGCAGACAGgaaaaagggtggggggaagaaacTTGGgcaattaaaatattctaatcAGCATTGTACACTAACAAAAAATGCTGTAGTATGCGGGTTGCAAACACTAAAATGATAGATGTGACTTTCAACTAAGTTTGAATTTTGTATGACCACTTTATTTGAATCAAAGTTTGTTGGGTTTAAGTAAAGGCTAACTATCAAACTGGTTTTCTAGTTTCAGCGAAGCAGTTGGtgataaataaacaaaaatgtccCCCAAAATCATGTTCATATTCCAGGCTTTAAATGAATTCTTCTCAAAAATAAAGTGCTGTAAAAGACAAACAGTTGAAATAGTAGGCGCTGTGGAGAAGTATCAGGAATCCAAGGGAAATTGAATGAAAAaggctgtggggaaaaaaaaaaaagccaactctCTTCAGAGGTGCATTTAGTTTAATAGATGAAACACCATAGGCAGACAATGGTGTAGAATAGAGATATTGTGAGTTTTCCATATAGAAAAAGCAACTCTTTGCTGATGTACTGCTCAGGTACTTTGACGTCAAGCCTCTGATTTAAAAACCTAGTATAGGGATATGCAATCAGTACTGCGTTTAGTGTGAATGATTTGCTTGCATTGATgaaagaggaggggaggggatgcATTTGGCAGCACTGTGTGGGATTTCTGAGACGTTGGTGTGGCAGAACTATTTATCTTAATCACTGTAAATTTACATATTTGCTCTAACTTGGCAGCTTGACTTGGGGTGGGGTTGTCCCACTGCCTGAGTGGGTCCTCAGTGACTTGCGTCATTCTTGTTTGCAGTTCAAGGAAATGTAGTAGGTGCTGTTATTTCCAGCTCTGGCCTATGGGTGCTGTAGTTTCTTGCCCAACACACAGCTAGGTATTTTCCCTCCTGTCTCCCCCTGTTGGATGCCTGACCATCGCCAGCCTAtggagggaaggcagcaggggATCAAGTAAGTGAATAAAATAAGGCAAAGGCTGACAGCAGTAAtaggcagaatttttttcaactttgctgTGGCCTTGTCCTCAGGCTGTCCTTTCGTATTCTTTTGAAGGGATTCGAGAGTCTTAATGTTCTTGTCTTGAGATCAGCTATATACAATTCTGTGCCACTGAAATGTATAGAATTTGGACTTCAACTTTCCGGTATTTTACACGTATGAATACTGCCTGACAGGTTAAAGATGACAGCTATTTATAATTGCCTGGAGAATAATGaagcttgtttaaaaagaaacaaataaataatcaaCTCTTAATCGTTGTTTTGTTTGAGACTTTTTATGATGGGTACGTTTGTTTTGTAAGCATCTTTGTTCTGTAACAAGAATTGTGATAGAAGATACAGAAGGTTATATaatagaagattaaaaatattgtgCTAGGGTTATTActgttttaactgaaaatagtGAGACATCTAATTGATTTTGAAATTGGTCTGATAATGCTGAGCTCTTGTATTTCAGCAATGAATCATGATCATAGGTTACAAGCGATTTTAACTATTAGGGCATGGAGAAAAGGTACCATTCAAAGCTAAACACCACAATTAGGGATGCATGACTAAAGTTTCAAAGTAATGCATTGGTAGTATTGTATGAGACAGTCACATGAAAAAGATCATGAGGTTGTGAAAAGGATTATGATCATGCTTTAGTCATGAATTTCCTGGTAGAGATATTTTAGTCTGAATCGTGCTTGTTTAAATGAGAATAATTTGACTTTGCTTGTTCTGGTTATATTACCATTATGTGGCAAAGGGGGAGAAAAGGTGTCTTACCTACAAAAGTAGTATCCTTTCAGTAACTGAATTTTACTTAAATTTGAGATGGTTTTTTTGGTACTGAGAAACTGAcattaaagaaatactgaaCAATTTGCTAGAGCATTCCAGTACGCTGCATGTActtacctgctgctgctgtcttctgtgCAAGCACATATAAGTTCATCTTTCTCCCAGGGCTTTCATTTGTCTTGCACATACCTTAACTGCTTATTCCAGATCCTGAACCTGCTCTTCACATTAAGTAACATTCAACATTGTAAATCCTCAGCTGATGAAAATCAGCATATTCCTATAGAAATGTGGAGCTCTGTTGATCTGTCACCAGCCATACTGCTGATCCAGTACCTTTACTTACTGCCAGaatgtttcttcttcctggGATAATGTAAGTCACAGAGCCCACGTCCTCAGcttgtgtgagaaagagcaTATGTTCTTTATTTAAAGGTTATGGAATGAGTTTCCAGTCATACAGTCTGAGGGTTGACTCAGTCCAGTGACTCTTGGATGAAGATTTGCAACCTGTTTCTTTCTACTCCACCAGTAACAACACTGTACTTACCTGTTTCCtcagaggagaagggaaaaagctaCTGGAAGGTGCTTTTGAGAtgcttttaatgtttctgtACTAATCCCAGTGATGTATTTATAAGAACATTAAGGATGCCTTAAATAGAGTCCATGAGTGAAAAAGACTATATGAAAATAGTATCTCAGTAAATTTGGGGGATGAACCCATCATACTAAATTACTTGAAAAGGTTTGTCAAAGCCCTTAAATCAGTAACTGGAATGTAGGTGATTGAACTGGAGACAATCTGCGGCCATTCCAGACTGATGATTGAACagctgtttataaaaataaaactgtaatatACAATGATTACCCATTGACCTATCCAACGTTCGTGGAATCAATTTTGATGCAGATGCCTCCATTTGACAGATACTCTTCTGATCTTATGATCTTACCCATTTGTAACTGGGTCAGTATTGTAAAAGAgagatctgcttttttttttaatcttgcaaGCGTTTGAAGCTCCAGTGAAAAGtgaatttttgtgttttgtatttgCAGAGGTTAACAGGAAAAACTTTTCCCCCAGTCTTCTCTGTTAACTCATTTATTTGCTATAGAAAGTCATTAAAAGGTAgccctttcctttttattcctctgattctttttctctgtcaacCTGTTGCAAGTATAGGAGCttccaagagatttttttttttttttttttttggtgcaatAATGTGGTTGCAAGTGCTTAAACGCAAAACATCAAGCTAATAttttaggaaattaaaatggaCTTTAAATGTTTGTGGTTTGCTGCAAAGCACTTTCCTGACCGATTTCACAAAGCACAGTTTCGTTAGCAGCTGGTACGGGCTTGAGAAGGGCGActaaattttccatttcttgtctGAAAGTCAGTAGCATTTTAGGATGCATTGACTAGGTCACTTGCATCTTTGTGAATGTAGGGTCAGTTGCAGCTCAAGTTAAGGTGCTCATGAGGAACTAAAACTGCTTTCAGTGTAAAAACAGATGAAATCACACTTGGCctgttttcctgttactttACATCCTTGCATTTGCTGCAGTATTTTGGTAGCATCTGAGTATACAGAAAGCAGGGTGGATGGAGCTCTGTCCTTATCCTTTCTCTCAGCTCTCATTTCCTTCTCAGTCATATTCTAAATTTAACTATTTATGTGTAAAAAGCCCTACTTCTGTACTTGTTTCCTTTGTCTATTTTAGTCAACTCTGTTAAACTGTTCAAAATAGTCATTCAACCATTCAGATTGATTGGGAAGCTCCATGCTTCTTTTTGTTGTCTGCTCCTTTGCTGATATGAGGGCTTGATTATCTACCACATGTATCTAGCAGAACTGTTGTATATGTTACACGTTTTATTGGGCTTGGTACAAATTATTTGGCAGAACAAATCAAGTGTTGCTAGATAACCCTGGCAGTGTTTAAATGATTATTTATTTAGAGGTTATTCTCTACCCAAAATAAGTATCTAGAAAATAGAAGTCATAAAGTACAGTTCTTGGCTTTTCTTTAGCTTTCTAATTTGATAATGTTTTTACAtaaacttggattttttttcttaaaagtttcttttatagtaattattctggttttatatATGTGTTTGCTAGCAGatgtaaacaaaataaagctgttgtattttgtaaaatagcGAATTGTTTTCAAGTCTGAAAACAAGGTAGACTTCTGCAGTGTCCTCTTATCTGATGTTGAATAGTAAGTTTCTTACATGTAATACTAACTTGAAAACCACATTGATGATACAGTTTCTAAAAATCAGTACTAACTACTTTGAGCTAGACTGTGTCAGcattaacagtattttttgaGTTGCATAAACAGACATTTTCTGTATAACCTTTTTAAATTGACATCTATGTAGATCTTTGAAATCAGTAAACTCATGTAAGTAAAAAGtactaaaaatacaaacatttaagCAATGCACTGGAGTTGGTtaatgaaaacttatttttaaatcagtaattATGAATCAAAATAGGGAATTGTGCAGTGTGTGTGTTTAGTGGAGGTGCAGCACATAAGAGAACAAATGATGTGTGGGTTTTCAACTATTATCTGCCTGTCATCCccataaataagaaaatacactattgttgcttttaaataacttttattcttttataacTTGTGTTTTAACAAGATTTTCAATATTATAGGTTATCATAAGCATAGATGCCtctgaaaacatacagaaaaaatgttctgttttgatTGACTGTAAATGCTGATCTTTTTCTTGTAACTGCCTCCTGTCAGTATGATGCATAAGACTGCATCTCTAAAATACACAGAGCCTATCTTACTGTTGGATAAGAAAAGTACTTTAATACAAATTCTGCAGTAAAAATACTGCAATTGTTATTCTGTTAATGCCAATATCTGAAAAGATTTGCGAGTCATTCAGTTGGTACAAATAAATACCAGACTGATAACTCATGGAGCACAAATGTTGAGATTGCTTTTACACCTACATGCTTCCCCTTGTGTTTCTTGTAGGAAACAGAGATGAAggtacacatgcacacaaaattttgcatcatttgtttGCTGACATTTATCTTTCATCAGTGCAATCATTGCCATGAAGATGGACATGACCATGGTCCTAAAAAGGAACATGTACACTACCATAATGACTATCAGATCTCAAATGCACCATACTTCCAGAATGGAGGAACAGAATCTATGCCGAGTAAATTTTCAACGTTGGAagctgaaaatgaacaaaaatactaCATTGAAAAGATTTTTGATCGTTACGGTGAAAATGGAAGATTATCTTTTTTTGGCCTGGAAAAACTGTTAATAAGCCTTGGTTTAGGAGAGGTAAAAGTAGTGATGATAAATCATGATGATATTGGCCATGATCATGTTTCTCACTTATATGCTTTAGAAGTACAGGAAGGAAAGCATTCTCACTCTCATAACCATCCTCATAGCCACTCAGATTCGGAAAACCAAACCATGACTGGTATGGCTGCAAAGAGAAATCATAAATGCGACCCTGAGAGAGATGCAGTAGTGCCATCGGTAAAAGATGATGGCAAACAAATTCATGACCAGAGTCGCCATCACCATCATCACCACCCTCGTCTACATCATCATGACCATAATGGTACACATCATCCTCGCAATGATTCACTTAGTCATAGTGAACATGGAGAACAGAAACATGAACCTTCAACAGAGACAAACACAACTCAGGATCAGCCAGAGAGAAAACAACGGAAACAgaagaagaagcaaaagaaggTCAGTGAGACTTCAGGAGATGCTACACGGGAGTATGCCCCAGATCATGATCCAGGTGATCAGTATGAGCACAATCGTGTTCATAAACGTGATCATGTACACGATGCATCTCACTTGCACGTACACCATCATGAACACAGTAGTGGCCGTTCTACTAGTCATGGACATCAAGATTCCAGTTTAGGTAATGAAGACGGACACCACCATACCAGCAAGCGAGAGGCACCTCATAAGCAGATTAGTGTAAGAAAACATGCCCTTTTTTCAACGCGTAGTCATAAGGATCGTAATGAAGATGAACGTGATCGTGAAGAGGTGGGTATGAAATGGAGAATCGGTAAGTTGACTTTCGCTGTTCTTACATAACAACTGAAGGTGCATAcctaaaaataatgcagaagcACATTTGCGACTTTTGCGTAATACAGGTAGCAGAGTGAAAATGCTAAAGGTCGCTGCCACAGTCTTGAGTTTAATTTATGGGTTTTCATTTCTGTCCGCCCATCACCCATCTTTTCTCAGAGATCTATCTTCTTGCCTATTTATCTGTGTACAGGAGATCCTTAAAGCTTTCTGAGATACCGTGCTtacaggtgggggttttttcccttcccaattgctgtggtttaagcccagccagcagcaaagcaccacgcagctgctcgctcactccttccccccaccccacagtgggatgggaaggacaattggaagaaaaaaaaaaaaaggtagaacttCCTGGGTTGAGGTAAggacagtttactgggacaacacaaggagagaagaaacataataatactaataaaagaatatataaagcGAGTGATGCActatgcaattgctcaccacctggaaTCCAACACTCAGCTTGTTCCCAAGCTTCaattcctcctccccccagccagctccccagttatatactgagcatgatgtcatatggtattgAACATCCCCTTGGTTAGTTTCAGTCAGCTGTCCTAGCTCTGgcccctcccagcttcttgtgaaaattaactcttatCCtggctgaacccaggacaccaATATTCATGAATACTTGCCCTGCACACACACCTTTTGGGGACTTCTTTCTGAATCTAAgattattaacattttttgaaaCTGCACAGACACTGTTTCCTAAATGACACACCTGTATCTTTTCAACATGCTTCTAATTTCTTTGTCCTAAGAGATTGTGAAGCATTGTTGATGTAGCTTCTGTAGCACTGTGCTTGGTGTAAGTTCTTCCATTTGTCCCTTCAGCATTTGTTATTTCTGCCAGAACCATAAATAtactttcccttcccccttaCAGTTAACTACACAAGCAGGACATTTTGATATCatggttttaaactggaagTCAGAGTAGGAAAGGATGGAGTGAGTGCTGAGTTTGAGTTTTTAGACTGAAGTAAAACGTGAAACTCCAAACGCAGAAGGTTGGTAGGTACAGAGAAGTGTTAGAAATCCTATTTTGGATTTATGTTCTTCCACTCCTTTCCTGTTGCTCTTTCTTCATTACTTGTGCTGTGTAATGGTAAAGAATATGGAAATTCATTTTCATTGACATTTATCAAAAACTATATAGGTATTTGGAGACTGAGTTTGTAGTGCAGTGTTTCTTTCCCCTCATAAACCACTTAGATCAGCTTAAACATGTTTTAGCACTGGTGGAATGTTGTGGGCCAGAGTTTCtactttctgtttgtgttttcaaatcatatgctaaattttaaataactgtagtttttaatgaaatagttgctttcatatttaatttgtttgtaCAATTTGCTTGCAGTGCTTAAATGTTACCCAGCTGCTACGGTACTATGGTCTAGAAACCAGCTCTCCAATATCTCCTGAATTGTTTATATACATGTGTCCTGCTTT contains these protein-coding regions:
- the SLC39A10 gene encoding zinc transporter ZIP10 isoform X3, coding for MKVHMHTKFCIICLLTFIFHQCNHCHEDGHDHGPKKEHVHYHNDYQISNAPYFQNGGTESMPSKFSTLEAENEQKYYIEKIFDRYGENGRLSFFGLEKLLISLGLGEVKVVMINHDDIGHDHVSHLYALEVQEGKHSHSHNHPHSHSDSENQTMTGMAAKRNHKCDPERDAVVPSVKDDGKQIHDQSRHHHHHHPRLHHHDHNGTHHPRNDSLSHSEHGEQKHEPSTETNTTQDQPERKQRKQKKKQKKVSETSGDATREYAPDHDPGDQYEHNRVHKRDHVHDASHLHVHHHEHSSGRSTSHGHQDSSLGNEDGHHHTSKREAPHKQISVRKHALFSTRSHKDRNEDERDREECLNVTQLLRYYGLETSSPISPELFIYMCPALLYQIERRLCIVHYDELEDVIKSKNASIENKDQTGASAWFCGIISITVISLLSLLGVILIPIINQWCFKFLLTFLVALAVGTMSGDALLHLLPHSHGGHNHSHHYGQGHVHEHKRSHRHAHGHGVRTEGFLEENDPVLKGLVALGGIYVLFIIEHCIRMYKHYNKQKSKQKWCKKKQTEESPIGTKLSDHKLNNRPDADWLQLKPLAGADDSVLSEDRLNETELTDLDGQLESPPKNFLSVEEDNNMHHSHNDVSRAAQEHDLHDSEYDSHGEDKMIARKHSHHWHHKHSHHSHGHCHSGKDLKDTGIANIAWMVIMGDGIHNFSDGLAIGAAFSAGLTGGISTSIAVFCHELPHELGDFAVLLKAASRNASWRWR